CTTATACCATCACAGCGCACTATAACCGGTACGCCATGTACTCACGGCACCACCAGCTATTGGTTAACCCAGCtacactaaattaaaaaaaatcatcacAAAATTACACTAAAGGCatgaattttcaattgggttcaattgatttaatAGCATTCACAACCTCAGATACATTAGACTCCATATCTTCCATTGTCGTGTTATTCAGCAAGTGAATATGATAACCCTCATTTATTAGATTATCTGAAACTACTTGAAAGATTTCTGACTGCAAATTTGTTCTAACCTTTGCCTCTAAGTAACCCCTTTGATCCAATCTTTTCCCAAGTTCCTTAATATCACAATTTAAGACATATACAAGCCTGAACCACTCTTGTGGCAAGAATGAAGGGTCGTGAAATTCCAGCAAATAACCTCCCTTTGTTATACCCAGATTGCGTAGTGTCTCAATTGTCTTATCCTCATCGAGTATTGAACAGTCCATATCATCATCCCATTCCTCATAACATTTTTGAGCCTCAATAATTTCACCCAATTTTAAGTGTTTGAATGTTGTTTTTTCGGCAATCCTTTTACACAAACTGCTTTTGCCGACTCCTGGAGTTCCAGCTACTAATATGTTTGATGCGTAAGTACCACAATCAGtcattttatcattttgaAGAgtatattacaaataaaaatgagtttgtatttaatatgttCATATACATTAGTGACGGTCATTATGGACAATCATGCGTAGTGGGATTATAGTGTTTTATTGTGACGATAATAAGAATCTAAATGTGGAAGTCCATCATTTATGCATGACCCATGAGATACATTAAAACTGTAGTAAATGAATTCTCTACGCGTTAGACACCTGGAAAATGCACTGATACAATATGAGAAGATTGGAAATGGCCGAATGGCCCTGGACTATTTCTTgagatattatttttactcTAACAAATTGACCAGCTCATCTAAAGGATGGATTTCCGATCAGATTTACCATATTTTCCGCTGGAAATCCTTAATAGAATATGCGACATCACCTCCACACTCCTGGCCCAGTCTTTTACGCACTTATTTAGTAGACCAAAGGTATAATAACTAGATAATTCAGATGGAGAAGTCTTACAGCAAATGAATCCATTCCTACTAATATTAGATGCTCGGTACCCAgagaattatttgaaaaacttgaatttttatatgaaaataaacGGGCTGTTCACATTTGCAATGTGATAAATGAAAAACCAGTTACCTATCTAAGAGTCAATGTTAATAAGACAAGTAGAGATAGAATTTACAAGCATTTGTTGCACAAGGGTAATTAAATTcctattatttattttaatcGACTAAGAAATaacaaaacaattattatttaacaaaaattacatataaatacttCAAAAAACAACCTATATAGGTGTGAGAGTCGAAAAATGCGCAGAATCTGACTGTGGACTAATAGTTTCCGAAAAAAAATGTCTTTTCGAAACGCCTGAATATCGTAATGGATTAGTTGAAATACAAGATGAATCGACACAACTTGCCGCTAAACGAGTCTGTGTGATGCCTGGAGATCATGTTATGGATTACTGTGCTGGAACTGGCGGTAAAAGCGTTTTAATTGGCCAAAATATGACCCAAAAGGGTAGATTATATCTGCATGATGTTAATCAAAACTTTTTACGCATTGTAATTACCATATTTTATTAAGGCTAAACGGAGATTACGACGCGCCGGTATTActaattatcatattttggaccccaattttgaattgaagaatttgaagAACAAAATGAATTGGGTAGGGCCTACATTATCAACTAACATAATCAATcatgttatttatttatacgTCTAATGTATTATGTACCTAGACCTATGTTACATAGTACACTAGGTTCGAACACAACTCAATAACCAATATGAATAACACCGACACAACCATTCATTCATTGCTTATTAATCCTGACGATCAAATGAATCAGGTCCCATTCATTACTATCTCTTATGTAGGTTATAGTAGACGTACCATGTACGGCAAGTGGCGCTTATCGCAGAAACCCGGAAAATAAATGGCATTATACGCCTAAAAAAGTACGTAGCAAACAATTTAGTTGGATACACTGGTTGTTAAGCAGCGGGAGATTTTTGAAAATGCTTTATATTACCTTAAGCCCGGAGGGAAACTATTATACATCACGTGCAGTTTGTTTAAGGATGAAAATGAGGCGCAAGTTGATTATTTTTGCAAGCGTTTTGACATGGAACTATGCGAACCATCGTTGTTTGAACTACCACAATCGAAGGGTAGGGATGGATATTTTGTAGCAATTCTCACAAGATAgtgattatatttgtatattaattttggaacaaaataattactatAGCATATCAACCTTTACATTAGAGTTTAGTGATCATAAGTGAGTGCTGTTGGGCAGATAATTGTATGTAGAGcctttttaattatatgaaaaataGGACCATATATGCGGAGATTCTGAAATTCCTATCCCGCAAAAAGGTTAAAAATAACTTTTATTTCCTCTTATCTCTCACCCTCTCCACTATCGCATACACGACGCTCTCATTATATCCCCTGTATCCATATTTCGAACGGTCACTTGTAAGCGATTAGTTAATTCAGGACGAAACACTCAAAAACTTTAACAAAACTGCGCCTAAGTCcctaaaattatcatttttcTTGCATTTTCTCTCATCGGTGGTATTGGTTGCAAATCTTTGCATGGTCCTACTACTGAATAACACAAAATTAAGTTTTCTAGCAATCTTTTGGAATAATCTATCATTTGCTTCGATTTTGGCTATTTTTTCAAGCATATTGTATACGTTTTCATATCCAATTGTGACAGTACTGGGCATCTCATCATCAATCCTGATTTCCACTTGTACCAATCACTACAAACacaaaataaaaacttTTAGTGGGAgcaaaaattacaatatttttgatgcAACCATAATAGGTGCTAAAGAAAATCAAAAGGAACTTAAAAGTGACCAAACTAATACAGTATCGATCAAAAAAGACGCTTATTGACCCAAAGTATTATCtatatgttacaaaatactgtataattaaacagtatttattgtttgataaagcaaatatttcatacaagggattaaattataactcaaggtgcaaaaatattgtattactGCGTGAGTATACATTATCATGAGCGAGTTAAACTTTTGTCCCGACTGCAATAATCTGTTATATGCCAAACAAGATAATAATCGGAATCAATTAAAGTTTATCTGCCGGCAATGTGATTATCATAGTTGGGCGGATCCGCAATCGTTGAAGGATAATTGCGTAGACCGTATCAACTACAACTTCCGGTCCAAAgaagatatttttgtatcTCCGAACATGGTAAAAGATCCAGCCTTGGGCCGGACTAAGGCCTGGCATTGCCGTCGCTGTGGGTGTAACGAGGCCATCTTCTTTCAGCTTCCAGAGAGAGTTACTGAGGATGCAATGACATTGGTTTTTGTATGCACTAATAGTGGCTGTAATAATTGGGAGAAACAGTCCAAGGAGGAGGATGCTGATATGGCTGAACAGGATGTGTTTGACGATTCCTTATGGAGTCAACCCACCACTCAACTAATCAATTCCATCAACGGTAACCACTAtaccaattttatttgtcGCACATATACATACCAATCCATACTGTGACAGTGTTATGTATTGttaaataacatttcaTGGATTAATGTAGGCATGAACGTACACGAATCAACCATTGGGGACTATGGAGACCTTTTCGGAGAAGATGAGACACAATAACATAGCGATAATGctatttcaatttattattattacataacTTTTCtcttaaatatttaattacccCCTCATTGCGGCACGCATACATATTtaccatatatatatagcCCCAAATTAGCAAAGTATCCACTAaaagtaaaattttaaatcaatCAATGTTTACTACAGTACATTTTCCTTAGATCCTGAATATTACAATCAAGTATTGGTTTGGATAGTTCATCGTTTACTTTGTTATGTATTTCACAGGCCCATAATATGAGATTTTCTTGTGTATTTACACTTGGTGgcatttttttgtaaatgcTATACAAAGAATCCCTACATACATGACATGGATACAACGCGGCAAAAGAGTAGAGCCAAGCTGCAGTCTCGATCTCCtcattctaaattaataacgCGGTTACTGTAATATTATGATTGATTGAAATAGAATGCAATAGTAACCAACCTGCCCTGCCTAATTGTATTCTGCTAGGAGGGTATAGGCTCTTTTCGCCGTCTCTACAGCTTGCCTCGACGCACCGTTCGTACACAGTCATAACTGCGGTGATTGTAGTGTTGTAATTTCTCGAcaatcacaaatatttacatttgtagcacttattatttacactagTTCGACAAAAATTCTATCAATATCTACAAATGTCACAATTACTGTACATCACGATATAGCTGGTGTAGATTCATTTGGAAGGAATCCCAGGCCGAGTCATCActgaacaaattatattccTTTGCATCATTATACAACTCATTCAAGTCCTAAATTCATTAATGAATACCTCCTTTTCATCAATGTAAACTTTTGCTGCCGGGGGATCTCGTTTGGCTTGGGTATCATAAAGTCCCTCCCTTATATTCTCAACATTCGTAGGCCCCTTTAATTTAACTTGTAAAAATCTACTCCCTTTGGtcttattaaaattgttagtaATTCCTTCCTTAATCATCCTTTGCGTAGCATCATCCCAATTGTGGACGAAGGTCTAATTATACACTTCTTACTTGATGTGCATTTATTGTATCGCCGTATAGTTTTTGtaatgtaataaaataattgttattcaCGTTATCTGTCTCACTTTTGACAAATAGTGAGAGTGATAAGAGTGTAAGTACGACAGTATGGCATGATACCTTAgacattatatattgtgatgCAGTTCtctttattattgtataatattgattcattgtaaaaattttgtcaaaCCGACATTTTTGCAgttaaaaatacataacatGTATAACAATGACAATTGATGATAGAGATCCAATTGTATCATGTGAGGAGTTGATTACCGTTGTCAATTGCGCTGAAAACataccaaaaaatatacatcTTATCTCATATACAGGGTACATACAGTTTTATCTAGTATTGCAGATTTAAGGGAAATTTTTAAGGATCAAACTACAACTATAAAGACAATCTTATCGTTGCCTCAagtaaattaatatattatgttaTGTAAATCATTATCTAAACggattaatttattaaccATTTTAACCAAATGGTTAATAAATGACTATTGATCAATAACAAAAATTCTCTGCCCTTTTCCATCGTTAAATTTAGCTTGCCCATGCAAAACAACTTGTTAATAATCTCATATTCGACAACGAAAGACTAGCACACATATGCCTGGACAATGCAACCCAGATTGATTCTATAAAGGAGACAATCACTCAGATTGAACTGAATAACGATAAATTGTTAGATCAAATTGCACAACTACAAAACGAATTATCCTATGACCGTATcgataaatattacaataaGTATGTTAGTGATACTCAGCAAGAGCTGGAGTGTatgaaaaatgtaaataaacaattgaaTTAGGATGTATTGGACAAAAAAATAGGGTTtgagaaatatttaaaggACTATGAGATGCTAAAATCTCAGTTGATAAGCCAACAGATTCtcaaacaaatatataataaataaaaaacctttaaattttacaccTAATAACAAAACTTAATAAACattgatattaaatacTAGTATAATTAACATGTCAAATTGCAGAGGATGCAATTATTCTTTAAGATGTgtttgttttaaataatgttatttgtgtatataagCTGGCAGGCTGCCGAGAAATCTATCCCTGGCATTTTCAGACCATCTACCTGCAAACAAATCACCAGCAGCCCTGCCAACCCATGATGCCATATAAGTAACGACTGGTACTACTATAAGTTTGGTCTTCAAATCATAATGTCTAGTAGCTAGACCCGAAGCTGTGAAACCAAGAATGACGCTAGCTGTTAAACCATTTCGGGCAACAACTTCCTTCCTTATACTTTCTTGTCTGGCTCTCAGGACATCAACGACCGCCTGGTCAAAGGAACCCCTAGCTGCTGGGCTTGGTGCATGAGTCTTAGACACTGGTATTTCGGGATATTCCTTAGACAAAACATTGCGAATGTCTTGTGCTGTATTGCGGATATATCTGAACTGTATCCGGTTTGGGATTGTCAATAAACCGAGTTTTTCTAATATTGTGAGTTTTCTTGTACcgattgtatattttgccTCACTTACAGTCACAGGGGAGGGGACAACGGACATAACTACCCAGCACTATTTGTGTGGTTTATACTGTACTATACTATCATTTTCTACTATGAAATATAGTACACACTAATTAACACTCATAAACggtataatttaaataatcaatgaAACTATTTATCCCCcaaatataacaatgtGAGTGTGGAAATTAGCGGAACAGTCAAATTATCAGCAGAATCACTATATGCCTAAATCACTACTTAATTTACCTCATATAAAGTGCTAATAAAAGCTATTATTAACGTATTCATGGCATTAAAGCATCTGTTAATATAACTGGCAGTAGCTATAGATATGAATAATACGGTAAAAAAGGAAATAGATCCACAAATTGTCTTAGTGTGTGACAGAGGTAATACAGGACTAAAAATTTTCCCACCAATTATCGAagcctaaattaaatgtttgCTACCATTGAATCTGCTAGGCCAATTGCGTATACCCCGAGGCACCCCAAAATccatttgttaaatataccACCTTTGCCTAAAATCAAGCTAGTTATAAGTGGCACCATTAAcctatataaacaaatagcTTACCCTATTATAAGGAATATGTGAATAAAAAGTAGCTCATCGCTGTCTCTCTCGTTGTAGAAGATACGCAGATGCTGCAATTTCTCAGTTAcgatttgaatttttgcATATCGAATCATTTCCAccaacaaaaatatcaacaacACAGAGTCTAGAGCCAATATTACCAATTGTAGTTTGTTTAAGTACATTGACACGATAACGATTGAAGATAGTAGAAAGTGTATATCCTTCCTCAGTGATGATACCATAAGCCCATCCCGTTTAAATTTGAGTTTTAGCAGCATAAACGATATAAATAAGAAACTTATTCCACCCCAAATGATTATTGTAGGTATATTGTCCAATATTTGCTTTATGGCCCATTTAAGCGGTGTTATACCATGAGTAGTGGCCATTAGCCAATCCCATGTGGTATACCAAAACAATTGCGATATCATAATGGCTTTACTCGTGCTTTTAAAGgcatataaaaatatagaaaataaaataacGATGATTGTTATATTCAATGTGAGTTTATGAACTAAAACCAAAgtgaaattttcatattcaaGCTTGCCATCCATATAGAATAATGTAGTAATAAGCTGtgatataatacaaatttccGATTTATTTAGCTTACTGAATAAGTAGATACTTACCCATAACCTATATTAGCGaagattatatataggATGACACATAAAAGCGTAAACTTGGGCAATTCTGGCgatttaaaaaaaattagcaAGGTAATAGGCGGAAAAATACACAATAACAgattatttataacaaataactGCATAATTGCTGCCATTAATGATACATGTAAATACGAGTTATTAATGCGTAAATGATGTGTAactttatatataattagtgGCACCAAAAATATGTCTACTGATACATTCAATCTGATGCGCCCACTTTGTATCAATTGAGTCAAATTGAGCGGTGCCTTACTCAATCTATGAGCTGTATCAACAGCGTCAGTTGGCATTAAGCGTGGGGAAATGAATTCCCCATTCGGTGCTGAAACCAAGATTTTTAATACTTTCAAGGTGAAAACCCACTTACACAGAAGCGGGATAGACTAATCAGCGATACTGACGGGGGATCATTGAATGCTGGGTTCTTCAACCCCGTAAATTCCATGGTTAACACCCCTGCCACATCCTACGACACCGAATTGAAACGGTTGTCTCGTTCAAAATCATTCGAATTTAAGAATTCCAATCTTATAGACTGTAAAAATTTGGGGCTTACCGATTACAATTCTAGTCTACCCCAAAGTACCGTGAAACAGCCACCCTGTGAGTGCGCAGGCAAGGTACTAGCTCTACTAAACCAACTACTAAGTAAGCAATTGTGTGATCTAGCATACTGCGATACATTGCAGAATGAAAGGGATAAGGCGTTGGAATCGCTTAGGGTGGAAAGGGAATGCAAGACTAGGTCGATATCGCTACTAAACGAATCTATTGCTAGGGAAAAACAGCTTATCAAGGAAGTGGACAACCTTAGGGATAAGTTCAACAGTCTTAAACAATAGTTGTCCACGACCATTAATCTTAAcgaaataatttaactatGCTTACACGCTAGGTACATATACATTAGGTTAATTGAAAACATGTTGATATATACGGGCACACCACAGCTTAGGACTTACACATATATGCATGaagtatataatataaggTTTAGACAACGATTTTAGATATTGGGTTTAAATATCATGTTGGCATATAGATCATTTTCcataatattcaatattagaTAAGGTTGTTAAACAATAAACATCTATTCAACACGATACATGCGTAATGATGAACGAATCTAATCAATTAGAAACGTAATATGTGGATTATATAGCATAGGAACCATGTTTATTGTTACAGTCTTAAACATTGAGTGATATGATTAGAGGTTATGATGTATGGGGATAATAATAGTCGAAAATGGACTACCTGCGATTAATGAGTTAAGAATTCGATTGAATGTTCATGAAATCACTTGAAAAAATCCCCAATCCCCGTAGACttcaaacatttttaattaaataacatccaatcaatttctaaatataGTTTGTATAGTAAAACATTTTACTGCGACATGCCTCCCCGTATTGTAAGATTTTTTCCAATTAGATATTCTTTCTCGGCCTTCCTGGAGTTGGAAAAGGAACGCAATCACAGAAGATTTGTCGGAAGTACGGGTTTATCCACATTTCTGCTGGGGAGTGCCTTAGGGAAGAAGTCAACCGTCCGAATTCCATTTACAAGgaaataatcaattcatACATCTTAAATggtacaaataattgataactTAGGGGAAATAGTACCTTGTGAAATAACGGTATCTCTTTTGGAAAATAAGATGCGATCGCATGGCTGGGACAATACGTTCATTATCGACGGATTCCCTAGGAACAATGGAAATATTGCGGGTTGGAATGATAAAATGTTGGATAAAACTGATGTTATAGGCATAATTACGCTAATTGTTGATGctaatgttatttttgaaagGATAAAGATCAGACATGCGTCATTGGGTAAGTTCATTCTAAGAACTAACTCAACTAAACATTTCATACATCTTGtatcacatatatattatttcataatCTTACAATATGCCATTTTAAACATAAAACtgttttgaaaaattttaatttatcaatatttaaactaTCATCACATTTTCGTGCTATAATATTTAACCATTATTCAAACTGTACCCTGAAAAAATAAGTTGGAAATGACCAAAAGGAAAAGTAAAACAACAATCATCATTTGTTTTTACATCTATCTACGCTGCtctacaaaaatttcataatatTTTCCCATCTCTAACAGTTCAACATATAATAACCATTCATAGTATATCAACTTCACACTCATAATATGTCCATACCATTAAACATGCCatatcaatatatgtaattttcTCTTTTGTTGGTAGTTATGCAAATTAAACATCAATAGTGATGTAGGCCGCACAGATGACAATACAGAAACGCTTAAGAAACGATTTCAAGTCTTCGAAAACGAGACTTCACCAATTATAAACTCATTCCGCACTCTGGGTAGATGCATGCAAGTAGATGGGAACGGAGATATTGAACAAGTGTGGGAGAGAGTTAAAGTGGCCGTTGATACACTAATCAACAATTACGAACGGAGCATTCCTCAACCAAGTACCTGAGGTGcatttgatataaattttcggccaataatttatctagCAACTGCTGCAACTTTTCCAATGTATCCTCTAACATTTGAGTGATATTGTCCTTGCCATTCTTGCTCAGTATCCTAGATATCATGAGTGAACGCGATTTGTGAAAAATGAAAGTGTCTTGGTAATCATTATGCTCTTTTTTCTCAAGGGAATACACTTCCCATGACTCTAGctttgatttttttgaagAAGAAATTGTATGTGCCCACATTTCCGAACAATCTTGTTTTGGATCACCCTTAATTAACATGCttaatatttcataattgTAAACGTGGCTTACCGTGCTATGTACGTATGCCTGTTCGAGTTCTGAGGTGAATGACCAGAAAGAAGTCTTTACTTGACCATGCTTTACGATCTTTATTATGTCTGCAACATCACTCAATTTGAGTATTATGTGCTTGAGCTTGCTTATGcgatatataataatgttataGATAGCGGTCCAACCCAAGGAAAAGAATGAATCCCATAAGCAACCCTAAATAACATGTTCTGTATACTAGTTGTTCCACAGGAATTGATTGTGCAAAAAGGGTCATTAGCCAATCAGAAACCATCATATGGACATCAAGGCCATGTGATTCCTGTGTAAACTGTGAGATTTACAAAGTGGGAATGGATGTCTTTCATTTTGCAACATATCAATGACGATAAAATCTCGGATCTCCTGAACACACCAGGAAATAACTATATAAGTTGTGCTTTATGCCGTGATAATTATGAAGGTGATACTccataattattaatgcAATTTGATAGGTACTCACTGGTAAAAACATACTCCTTACGTCatataataacataatGCTAATTAGCATCCAAAAGGCCTGCTCCTCATTGGAATGCCAAAGGAGATTCGCAGCCAAAAAGTTCATCCCCTGCACATACCCAACTTGCTAGATTAGAACGTTAATACCGGGTCAAAAAGGGAATATACCATTAGAATTCGTTTTATTTGTCGTTGCCTACGttataacatattaataCCCAGAACGCTTAAAGAATGGGATTGTAGGACATGTTCTACCGACATCAAGTGATATGGCATTGAGTATTTCAGCTGGAATAAACAGTTCAGCTAGTGAAACTTTAGAAATGTCCTTGATCTTTTTGTTAGTAATATTTTCGATTTCAAGTGCTGCCGCGTCATTTATACTAGTAACCGATTCTAGTAATTCAACTAATGGCTTGTAGATACCGGGAATGCGCACATTTCGGGTTTTAAGCACAATTTGCCACCAAGAATTGAAGCGTAAACAATTTCCACCGCCAGTTTTAGCGCAGCTACAATGAGACCGTGTTGAAGCTGCTTGGTTGTATGCGAGATTGCCCAAGAATAGACGGAACGATGAGCTCATACGGTGTTTGTTGGGTGGCAGCCGCTAGCgaatatgaattattagTGTGTATATCAGGTGCTAATGGATGGGTTTGAATTTGATGTACTGGACGAAATCTCCCACTCATTTGAGCAATTGGCCCTTGAGAAAATTGATAGCGCCACTTTCGACGACAACGTTACCAAGCTCAAGGAATTAACTTCAAAGGCTACTACAGTATTATCcgatattaaaaatgaagtaTCGCTAATAAACGCATCAAAAGAGTACAATCAGCATGTTCTATCTAAGATTGATGTGGTTAGAGAGAATGAGAGGAAGGAGTATAATGGTAGGCACTGTTAATACGTAGAATTACTGCTAGTTCTAAAGGATGAAAGGCAACGATATAACGAGCTGAAAAGTAGACTCATTGAATTGGAAAATAAGTACAAAAGTTCTTGTCCTGGTATGCTGACTGTcttgatattatatatatacctCCACTAGTTACACATGTGGATGGTAGATTAGCAATGGCTTGCATAAATCGAGTATCATTTGAGATATTTTGAAAACAAACATAATTACCATACTATGCTTATTCTATGTAATGATTCATCCAATCATATGTTgttaaatatcaaaatttgcgtcaaatatttccacatatggatgaaatataaaaatatactaaaaTTCAAGCTATCAAATAtctatttaatatacacaattttaCTGTAAAAACTTTAAATGGccattgaaaatgtattaaatgaCAAtctatttacataatttttaccCAGACCACACTCTGATGACCAAAGTACTAAGGGAACAAATGCAGTGGCAGACGGCATTAGAATCTACCCTTCTAGAAACTTCCAAATTGAAGCATGAATACAAACTAGCTAAACAGAAGATATTCGAGTTACAGCAAGAgaatataatcaaaattgAGCATAGCAGGTACACAGACTACCACTTAGAATGTTTTATGAGTTTCTCAAAGCCGCACTAAAAATAGCAGTTCTAGAGGTTACTCCCAGCAGATCAACCCTTGGCAAGTTAGCAgattatttagttattgCACCATTGGAGAAGGAGGACAAATGGATGTTGATTGATACTGACTCAGCTAGCAGGGATTCATTATGGCGCCTGCTGGCTGAAAGGTGATTATTTGAATTCTTCATACGCAATAATAGTTCTAAATTGTATCATAGcatagttatatattttaattagtgATTGAAGTATGACAATGCTAATTGATATGTATGCATACTTGTCACTTTTGGAATCAGCAATTAACTGTTGAATCGATTGCAATTAGATTgtgttttaaaatttaaaatcataATAGATTTATCAACTTTTAACAATTGGAAAAGTAATTTAGTTGGTATAATCGGACGAAAATGTGAATTGATTTGACTTTTTAGTTGTAACTGATCTTAAGACAAAATAAAACCAGTCAATTCTCTTTTTGAATGCattgcatatatatatattcataaaaCGGCCACAAGTATGCAAATATTGTGACAATGCCACACATTTTTACCCTTATAACTAGTTGTGTTTAATGCTCGTAGCCTCTCGCAGATTACTGTTACTAACACTACCTGAACTGAGCGGACAAGAACATAATCTGCGTAATTTTAGGCGTGTTGTGTTGTATAAAAGGGACAGAAAGTGTCCAATTTGCGACCTGAAAGTTCATCAAGCAGTACCTGATTGGGAATCTGACATTTGTGAACACGCTTGGCGCTACATTCATGGGTTTTcacaaacaattaaatgtGGACTCTACtattatatgaaatttaccaattacCAATCATTAAGGGACGAACAACGCAAGTTACTCAACAAAAACTCAATTAACACAATTAGTGACACCAATAATTCTCTTATTGGCACTAATATCACAACCAGTAGCGATAATTCTACCgaaaatttggaaaaatcCACAGATATTTAACCAATACAAACCCAatccaataataattaacgCGCATTCCCCCAATTTCAATTCAAAAATCATTCCtttttacataaaatatttgtaaaattgaacaaaagaaatatat
The DNA window shown above is from Babesia microti strain RI chromosome III, complete genome and carries:
- a CDS encoding phosphatidate cytidylyltransferase, putative (overlaps_old_locusTagID:BBM_III02020), coding for MPTDAVDTAHRLSKAPLNLTQLIQSGRIRLNVSVDIFLVPLIIYKVTHHLRINNSYLHVSLMAAIMQLFVINNLLLCIFPPITLLIFFKSPELPKFTLLCVILYIIFANIGYGKLNKSEICIISQLITTLFYMDGKLEYENFTLVLVHKLTLNITIIVILFSIFLYAFKSTSKAIMISQLFWYTTWDWLMATTHGITPLKWAIKQILDNIPTIIIWGGISFLFISFMLLKLKFKRDGLMVSSLRKDIHFLLSSIVIVSMYLNKLQLVILALDSVLLIFLLVEMIRYAKIQIVTEKLQHLRIFYNERDSDELLFIHIFLIIGLMVPLITSLILGKGGIFNKWILGCLGVYAIGLADSMASIIGGKIFSPVLPLSHTKTICGSISFFTVLFISIATASYINRCFNAMNTLIIAFISTLYEAYSDSADNLTVPLISTLTLLYLGDK
- a CDS encoding hypothetical protein (overlaps_old_locusTagID:BBM_III02025); this encodes MNSPFGAETKIFNTFKKRDRLISDTDGGSLNAGFFNPVNSMVNTPATSYDTELKRLSRSKSFEFKNSNLIDCKNLGLTDYNSSLPQSTVKQPPCECAGKVLALLNQLLTYCDTLQNERDKALESLRVERECKTRSISLLNESIAREKQLIKEVDNLRDKFNSLKQ
- a CDS encoding Adenylate kinase (overlaps_old_locusTagID:BBM_III02030;~overlaps_old_locusTagID:BBM_III02035); protein product: MPPRIIFFLGLPGVGKGTQSQKICRKYGFIHISAGECLREEVNRPNSIYKEIINSYILNGEIVPCEITVSLLENKMRSHGWDNTFIIDGFPRNNGNIAGWNDKMLDKTDVIGIITLIVDANVIFERIKIRHASLGRTDDNTETLKKRFQVFENETSPIINSFRTLGRCMQVDGNGDIEQVWERVKVAVDTLINNYERSIPQPST
- a CDS encoding Rab-GTPase-TBC domain (overlaps_old_locusTagID:BBM_III02030;~overlaps_old_locusTagID:BBM_III02035) — protein: MSSSFRLFLGNLAYNQAASTRSHCSCAKTGGGNCLRFNSWWQIVLKTRNVRIPGIYKPLVELLESVTSINDAAALEIENITNKKIKDISKVSLAELFIPAEILNAISLDVGRTCPTIPFFKRSGQRQIKRILMVYSLFDPQVGYVQGMNFLAANLLWHSNEEQAFWMLISIMLLYDVRSMFLPLFPGVFRRSEILSSLICCKMKDIHSHFESHGLDVHMMVSDWLMTLFAQSIPVEQLGCLWDSFFSLGWTAIYNIIIYRISKLKHIILKLSDVADIIKIVKHGQVKTSFWSFTSELEQAYVHSTGDPKQDCSEMWAHTISSSKKSKLESWEVYSLEKKEHNDYQDTFIFHKSRSLMISRILSKNGKDNITQMLEDTLEKLQQLLDKLLAENLYQMHLRYLVEECSVRNC
- a CDS encoding hypothetical protein (overlaps_old_locusTagID:BBM_III02035;~overlaps_old_locusTagID:BBM_III02040) — translated: MDGFEFDVLDEISHSFEQLALEKIDSATFDDNVTKLKELTSKATTVLSDIKNEVSLINASKEYNQHVLSKIDVVRENERKEYNELLLVLKDERQRYNELKSRLIELENKYKSSCPDHTLMTKVLREQMQWQTALESTLLETSKLKHEYKLAKQKIFELQQENIIKIEHSRMFYEFLKAALKIAVLEVTPSRSTLVIAPLEKEDKWMLIDTDSASRDSLWRLLAER
- a CDS encoding hypothetical protein (overlaps_old_locusTagID:BBM_III02045); amino-acid sequence: MLVASRRLLLLTLPELSGQEHNLRNFRRVVLYKRDRKCPICDLKVHQAVPDWESDICEHAWRYIHGFSQTIKCGLYYYMKFTNYQSLRDEQRKLLNKNSINTISDTNNSLIGTNITTSSDNSTENLEKSTDI